The Herbaspirillum sp. RTI4 genome has a segment encoding these proteins:
- a CDS encoding P-II family nitrogen regulator encodes MKLITAIIKPFKLDEVREALSAIGVQGITVTEVKGFGRQKGHTELYRGAEYVVDFLPKTKIEAAVDDTIVERALEAIESAARTGKIGDGKIFVQDLLDVIRIRTGETGTEAL; translated from the coding sequence ATGAAATTGATTACAGCGATCATCAAACCATTCAAGCTTGACGAGGTCCGCGAGGCCTTGTCAGCGATTGGTGTACAGGGCATCACGGTCACGGAAGTCAAGGGTTTTGGCCGGCAAAAAGGCCATACAGAGTTGTATCGCGGCGCGGAATACGTCGTGGACTTTCTGCCTAAGACAAAAATCGAAGCAGCCGTCGACGACACTATCGTCGAACGCGCACTGGAAGCCATCGAATCCGCCGCACGTACCGGCAAGATTGGCGACGGTAAGATTTTCGTTCAGGACTTGCTTGACGTTATCCGTATCCGTACCGGTGAAACCGGTACAGAAGCTCTTTAA
- the gshA gene encoding glutamate--cysteine ligase codes for MVPHLVTALNGPLLDLEKKILGATPAIERWFRMEWQEHTPPFYCSVDLRNAGFKLAPVDTNMFPDGFNHLSPEMLPLSIQAAMAAIEKYCPDAKNLLLIPEQNVDNSSYLQNVARLMQIFRQTGLNVRVGSLVPGLKTPTPVELPDGTTIMLEPLERQQNGRRLGLENFDPCTILLNNELAAGIPSVLENLHEQNVLPPLHAGWTVRRKSHHLAAYDEVVKKFSKLIDVDPWMLNPLFNKCGGLDAKDPATEQKLVDNVSSLLAKIRKKYKEYGIKEKPFVIVKADAGTDGMGIMTVKDINELKNMTPQQRACMSKGLNGFEINDLIVQEGVYSFEQINDAVAEPMVMMIDRYVVGGFYRVHAERGVNENLNAPGAHFVPLAFAQQHGLPDINAKPGTLVPNRFYMYGVVARLALLAASLEMEKTDPNPEIY; via the coding sequence ATGGTTCCGCATCTGGTTACTGCACTAAACGGCCCACTTCTCGATCTGGAAAAGAAAATTCTCGGTGCCACTCCGGCCATCGAGCGCTGGTTCCGCATGGAATGGCAGGAACATACGCCGCCCTTCTATTGCTCGGTCGATTTGCGCAACGCCGGTTTCAAGCTGGCACCGGTCGACACCAATATGTTTCCTGACGGATTCAATCATTTGTCGCCCGAAATGCTGCCGCTGTCGATTCAGGCAGCAATGGCGGCGATTGAAAAGTATTGCCCGGATGCCAAGAATCTGCTGCTGATCCCTGAGCAGAATGTCGACAACAGTTCGTATCTGCAAAATGTTGCCCGCTTGATGCAGATATTCCGCCAGACCGGCCTCAATGTCCGGGTCGGATCGCTGGTGCCGGGCTTGAAAACGCCCACGCCGGTCGAGCTGCCCGATGGAACGACGATCATGCTGGAACCGCTTGAGCGCCAACAAAACGGGCGCCGTCTCGGTCTGGAGAATTTCGATCCCTGTACCATTTTGCTCAATAACGAGTTGGCAGCAGGGATACCCTCTGTCCTGGAAAATCTGCATGAGCAAAACGTGCTGCCCCCTCTGCACGCCGGCTGGACGGTACGACGCAAGAGTCATCACCTCGCCGCCTACGACGAAGTGGTCAAAAAATTCTCCAAACTGATTGATGTCGATCCCTGGATGTTGAATCCGCTGTTCAACAAATGCGGCGGTCTGGATGCGAAAGATCCTGCCACTGAACAGAAGCTGGTCGATAACGTCAGTTCGCTGCTGGCAAAAATCCGGAAAAAATACAAGGAATATGGCATCAAGGAAAAGCCATTTGTCATCGTCAAGGCCGACGCCGGCACAGACGGCATGGGCATCATGACCGTCAAGGACATCAATGAGCTGAAAAATATGACGCCACAGCAGCGTGCCTGCATGTCAAAAGGCCTGAATGGCTTTGAAATCAACGACCTGATCGTGCAGGAAGGGGTCTACTCCTTCGAACAGATCAATGATGCCGTGGCGGAACCGATGGTCATGATGATTGATCGCTATGTCGTCGGCGGCTTCTATCGGGTCCATGCCGAGCGCGGCGTGAATGAAAATCTGAATGCCCCGGGCGCGCACTTCGTCCCACTGGCGTTTGCACAGCAACATGGTTTGCCGGATATCAACGCCAAGCCGGGGACCCTGGTGCCGAATCGTTTCTACATGTATGGGGTCGTGGCGCGACTGGCCTTATTGGCGGCGTCGCTGGAAATGGAAAAAACCGATCCCAATCCCGAGATTTACTGA
- a CDS encoding HPr family phosphocarrier protein, translating into MIQQELEIVNKLGLHARASAKLTQLASKYKCEVWLTYNKRRVNAKSIMGVMMLAAGKGTLVTLEADGENEQACFDAVAALIADKFGEGQ; encoded by the coding sequence ATGATCCAACAAGAACTCGAAATCGTTAATAAACTGGGGCTTCATGCACGGGCTTCGGCCAAACTGACTCAATTGGCCAGCAAGTACAAGTGCGAAGTCTGGCTCACTTACAATAAACGCCGGGTGAATGCCAAATCCATCATGGGCGTGATGATGTTGGCCGCAGGCAAGGGCACCCTCGTGACGCTGGAAGCCGATGGCGAGAACGAACAGGCTTGTTTCGACGCCGTCGCCGCCCTGATCGCAGACAAGTTCGGCGAAGGTCAGTAA
- a CDS encoding MFS transporter, translated as MSTSSTSHAPGQDISSRMIFLLAAAAGLIVANLYYAQPLVGPISAALGISPGAAGLIVTLTQIGYGLGLLFLAPIGDLVENRRLILILLGVTTVALLCATFAQSAPQFFLASLAIGISSVAAQVVVPYAAHLSSPETRGQSVGKVMSGLLLGILLARPLASIVADMFGWHAIFGLSVLAMALLALVLMRFLPRRVPVGGLHYFDLLRSMWTLLKTTPVLRRRGAYHALLFATFSLFWTTVPLWLASPVYQMSQRGIGLFALAGVIGVFAAPMAGKLADRGHSRLATGIAMSAVAVGFLLMHVAQNGTPLGVALLLAAALLVDFGVSANLVIGQRAIYALGAEVRSRLNGLYMAMFFGGGAVGSALGGWIYAQAGWTGTAWLGFAFPCIGLLYFATEFRKRAD; from the coding sequence ATGAGTACATCCAGTACCAGCCACGCCCCGGGACAGGACATTTCCTCCCGGATGATTTTCTTGCTGGCTGCCGCTGCCGGTCTGATCGTCGCCAATCTCTATTACGCACAACCGCTGGTCGGCCCCATCAGCGCAGCGCTGGGCATTTCGCCGGGCGCTGCCGGGCTGATCGTGACCTTGACGCAAATCGGCTACGGCCTCGGCCTGTTATTTCTCGCGCCGATTGGCGATCTGGTCGAAAACCGCCGTTTGATTCTGATTTTATTGGGCGTGACGACCGTGGCTTTGCTGTGCGCGACTTTTGCCCAGAGTGCCCCTCAGTTTTTCCTGGCTTCGTTGGCGATTGGCATCAGTTCTGTCGCCGCGCAAGTCGTCGTGCCCTATGCGGCGCATCTGTCTTCGCCGGAAACGCGCGGGCAGTCCGTGGGGAAGGTCATGAGTGGTTTGTTGCTCGGGATTCTTCTGGCGCGACCGCTGGCCAGCATCGTGGCCGATATGTTTGGATGGCACGCTATTTTCGGCTTGTCGGTATTGGCCATGGCGCTGCTGGCGCTGGTGCTGATGCGCTTCCTGCCGCGTCGTGTTCCGGTCGGAGGTCTGCATTATTTTGATTTGTTGCGTTCGATGTGGACGCTGCTGAAAACCACGCCGGTACTGCGCCGGCGCGGGGCCTATCACGCCTTGCTGTTCGCGACCTTCAGTTTGTTCTGGACCACGGTGCCGCTGTGGCTGGCGAGTCCTGTCTATCAGATGTCGCAACGCGGCATCGGCCTGTTTGCCCTGGCCGGAGTGATCGGCGTGTTTGCCGCACCGATGGCCGGAAAACTGGCCGATCGCGGCCACAGTCGCTTGGCGACAGGGATTGCGATGAGCGCCGTGGCAGTGGGTTTTCTGCTGATGCATGTGGCCCAGAATGGCACGCCCCTGGGTGTGGCGCTGTTGCTGGCGGCGGCGCTGCTGGTTGATTTCGGCGTGTCCGCCAATCTGGTGATCGGACAGCGGGCAATTTATGCCTTGGGCGCAGAAGTGCGTAGCCGCTTGAACGGCTTGTATATGGCGATGTTTTTTGGTGGCGGTGCGGTGGGTTCGGCGCTGGGCGGGTGGATTTATGCGCAAGCCGGCTGGACTGGTACGGCCTGGCTGGGTTTTGCCTTCCCTTGCATAGGTCTGCTGTACTTTGCCACCGAATTCAGGAAGCGTGCCGACTGA
- a CDS encoding ammonium transporter has product MGTLLLAVGFAGPARAEDAPKAPEAMATMAAPDAAKADAPKAVAPAVALVAAAAAAPAAPAAPVGPVPNKGDTAWMLICTAFVILMTLPGLGLFYGGLVRSKNMLSVLMQCFMIFSLIFILWFVYGYSVAFTEGNAFFGGLDRLFLHGLTGDSNTATFSKGVVIPELAFVAFQGAFAAITVALIIGAFAERMKFSAILIFSVLWFTFSYLPMAHMVWFWPGPDAFTDAAAGDKATAISGWLFQKGALDYAGGTVVHINAAVAGLVGSYVIGKRVGFGKEAFKPHSLTLTMVGASLLWFGWFGFNAGSGLEANGTAALAFVNTLLATAAAVLSWSFGEWIGKGKPSMLGAASGAVAGLVVITPAAGFVGIMGAVVMGLIAGLICLWGVTGLKKMLGSDDALDVFGVHGVGGIAGALLTGVFAAPSLGGSGIYDYVANAVAPDYSIGGQVWIQFQGVLTTVIVSGVVAFIAYKLVDAIVGLRVTEEEEREGLDISSHGESAYH; this is encoded by the coding sequence ATGGGCACTCTTTTACTGGCGGTAGGATTCGCTGGGCCAGCACGGGCAGAAGATGCGCCGAAGGCGCCGGAGGCAATGGCGACGATGGCAGCTCCTGATGCTGCCAAGGCAGACGCACCAAAGGCAGTCGCTCCGGCCGTTGCTCTGGTGGCTGCGGCCGCCGCTGCACCAGCCGCTCCAGCGGCACCCGTCGGTCCGGTGCCTAACAAGGGCGATACTGCCTGGATGCTGATTTGCACCGCCTTCGTGATCCTGATGACCTTGCCTGGTCTTGGTCTGTTTTACGGCGGATTGGTACGCAGCAAGAACATGCTGTCGGTGCTGATGCAATGTTTCATGATCTTTTCGCTGATCTTCATCCTCTGGTTCGTCTACGGCTACAGCGTGGCATTCACCGAAGGCAATGCATTCTTCGGCGGCCTGGATCGTTTGTTCCTGCACGGTCTGACCGGTGATTCGAATACAGCGACTTTCAGCAAGGGTGTCGTTATTCCTGAGCTGGCTTTCGTGGCATTCCAGGGCGCATTCGCGGCAATCACTGTGGCGCTGATCATCGGTGCTTTCGCTGAGCGCATGAAGTTCTCCGCTATTCTGATCTTCTCAGTGTTGTGGTTCACCTTCTCGTATCTGCCAATGGCACATATGGTCTGGTTCTGGCCTGGTCCGGATGCCTTCACCGATGCTGCTGCCGGCGACAAGGCAACTGCTATTTCGGGTTGGTTGTTCCAGAAGGGCGCATTGGATTATGCCGGCGGTACTGTGGTGCATATCAATGCGGCTGTCGCTGGTCTGGTGGGTTCGTATGTCATCGGCAAGCGTGTCGGTTTCGGCAAGGAAGCATTCAAGCCGCATAGCCTGACGCTGACGATGGTCGGTGCCTCCTTGCTGTGGTTCGGCTGGTTCGGCTTCAACGCCGGTTCCGGACTCGAAGCCAACGGTACTGCTGCTCTGGCATTCGTTAATACTTTGCTGGCAACGGCTGCGGCAGTCCTGTCCTGGAGCTTCGGCGAATGGATCGGTAAGGGCAAGCCTTCGATGCTGGGTGCTGCTTCCGGTGCGGTTGCCGGTCTGGTGGTCATTACTCCTGCGGCTGGTTTCGTCGGCATCATGGGCGCGGTTGTCATGGGTTTGATCGCTGGTCTGATCTGCTTGTGGGGTGTTACTGGCCTCAAGAAGATGCTGGGTTCCGATGATGCGCTGGACGTGTTCGGTGTGCATGGCGTGGGCGGTATTGCCGGTGCGTTGCTGACGGGCGTGTTCGCTGCGCCTAGCCTCGGTGGATCGGGTATTTATGACTACGTTGCTAACGCTGTCGCTCCTGATTACTCGATCGGCGGCCAGGTCTGGATTCAGTTCCAGGGCGTGCTGACTACGGTCATCGTGTCGGGTGTGGTTGCTTTCATTGCTTACAAACTGGTCGATGCTATCGTCGGTCTGCGTGTGACTGAGGAAGAAGAACGCGAAGGTCTGGATATTTCCAGCCACGGCGAATCGGCTTATCACTGA
- a CDS encoding DUF1840 domain-containing protein gives MLVTFKSKAAADVVMYESHAKPILDMLHKDIKIGVITAAENANAQALLEKQIVNSKAHEAAEALERDVHAHHNGNGDDHKHEKIEPVTFSARAYPLLEMLRAAGESKHDVIWGV, from the coding sequence ATGCTCGTTACGTTCAAATCCAAAGCTGCCGCCGACGTCGTGATGTATGAGTCGCATGCAAAACCGATACTGGACATGCTGCACAAAGATATCAAGATAGGCGTCATCACCGCCGCAGAAAACGCCAATGCACAGGCGCTGCTCGAAAAACAAATCGTCAACAGCAAGGCGCACGAAGCCGCCGAAGCGCTGGAACGCGATGTACACGCCCATCACAACGGCAATGGCGACGACCACAAACATGAAAAGATAGAGCCCGTAACTTTTTCGGCGCGGGCATACCCCCTGCTGGAGATGCTACGCGCAGCAGGCGAAAGCAAGCACGACGTAATATGGGGCGTCTGA
- a CDS encoding TorF family putative porin, whose product MKKLILVTAVAATLLGNVAYAEDAPVVAEAVPDNLVTYNIGVVNDYRFRGISQTRFNAALQGGADYVNNPTGLYVGTWLSNIQWIKDAVNAVPKQSGTGSIEWDLYAGKRGDIGGGFTYDVGGLYYYYPSNNYASSGGVNANTFELYGQVGYGPAYFKYSQALTNAFGNANSKNSGYYDLGANFDIGNNAIIGLHIGHQTIKGSVGTVGNSLYSYTDWKVGYTKTFEDFYGIALGVAYVGTDAKDAAYSVNPNKKNLGRDAIVFSLAKTF is encoded by the coding sequence ATGAAAAAATTGATATTGGTAACGGCAGTTGCGGCAACTCTGTTGGGTAACGTGGCTTATGCGGAAGATGCGCCAGTGGTTGCGGAAGCGGTTCCGGATAACCTGGTGACCTATAACATTGGTGTCGTCAATGATTACCGTTTTCGCGGTATTTCCCAAACGCGCTTCAACGCGGCCCTCCAAGGCGGTGCTGATTATGTGAACAATCCAACCGGTCTGTACGTCGGCACATGGCTGTCGAACATCCAATGGATCAAGGATGCTGTCAACGCAGTACCAAAGCAGTCGGGCACTGGTTCGATTGAATGGGATCTGTACGCAGGCAAGCGCGGCGATATCGGCGGCGGTTTTACCTACGATGTGGGCGGTCTGTACTACTACTATCCGAGCAACAACTACGCCAGCAGCGGCGGGGTGAATGCCAATACGTTTGAACTGTACGGTCAAGTCGGTTACGGCCCTGCCTACTTCAAGTATTCGCAAGCGCTGACGAATGCCTTCGGTAACGCTAACAGCAAGAACAGCGGTTACTACGATCTGGGCGCTAACTTTGATATCGGTAACAACGCCATCATCGGCTTGCATATCGGTCATCAAACCATCAAGGGTTCGGTCGGCACGGTCGGCAACAGCCTGTATAGCTACACAGACTGGAAAGTCGGCTACACCAAGACCTTCGAGGATTTCTACGGCATTGCACTCGGCGTGGCGTATGTCGGTACCGATGCTAAAGATGCGGCTTACAGCGTGAATCCAAACAAGAAAAACCTGGGTCGTGACGCCATCGTCTTTTCCCTGGCAAAAACTTTCTAA
- a CDS encoding accessory factor UbiK family protein, with product MDKSSFFADMQARVQQAIASSPAKDIEKNVKAMLNQGFSKLDLVTREEFDIQAQVLAKTRTKLDLLEARVVALEAQLKQATA from the coding sequence ATGGACAAATCCAGCTTTTTTGCGGACATGCAGGCCCGCGTGCAACAGGCCATCGCCAGCTCCCCCGCCAAAGACATCGAAAAAAACGTCAAGGCCATGCTCAATCAGGGGTTTTCCAAGCTGGATCTGGTCACGCGCGAAGAATTCGACATTCAGGCCCAGGTCCTGGCCAAAACCCGCACCAAACTGGACTTGCTGGAAGCGCGCGTCGTCGCACTCGAAGCGCAATTGAAGCAAGCGACTGCCTGA
- the gshB gene encoding glutathione synthase, producing MKIAFLADPLATFKTYKDSTFAMMREAARRGHRIYAFEQSDVAMESGLVTANVAEVTLTGEADDWYRVGKAETIFLSEFDAIVIRKDPPFDMEYIYTTYLLELAERQGAHVFNKPSAIRDHNEKLAIAQFPQFTAPTLVTRNASLLRKFHDEHQDVILKPLDGMGGTGIFRVRPDGMNLGSIIETLTNDGKETIMIQRFIPEIVAGDKRILVIGGKAVPHVLARIPQGSEVRGNLAAGGLGVAQPASPRDLEIAAALGPVLHQRGLLLVGLDAIGDYLTEINVTSPTCFQEITQQTGFDVAAMFIDALESAVGSAH from the coding sequence ATGAAAATTGCTTTTCTCGCCGATCCGCTGGCCACGTTCAAGACCTACAAGGACTCCACTTTCGCCATGATGCGGGAAGCGGCGCGCCGCGGACATCGCATTTATGCGTTCGAACAGAGCGATGTCGCCATGGAAAGTGGACTGGTGACGGCCAACGTGGCAGAAGTCACGCTGACTGGCGAGGCCGATGACTGGTATCGGGTTGGTAAGGCAGAGACGATTTTCCTCTCGGAGTTCGATGCCATCGTGATCCGCAAGGACCCGCCCTTCGACATGGAGTACATCTACACTACGTATTTGCTGGAACTGGCGGAACGCCAGGGAGCGCACGTATTCAACAAACCGTCAGCGATACGCGACCACAATGAAAAGCTGGCGATTGCGCAATTTCCGCAATTTACCGCGCCGACGCTCGTCACGCGCAATGCCAGTCTGCTGCGCAAATTCCATGATGAACATCAGGACGTCATACTCAAGCCGCTCGATGGCATGGGCGGCACGGGTATTTTCCGGGTGCGCCCGGATGGCATGAATCTGGGATCGATCATAGAAACCCTGACCAATGATGGCAAGGAAACCATCATGATTCAGCGTTTCATTCCCGAAATTGTCGCGGGTGACAAACGCATACTGGTGATCGGCGGGAAAGCCGTGCCGCATGTGTTGGCGCGCATTCCCCAGGGCAGTGAAGTGCGCGGCAATCTGGCCGCCGGCGGCTTGGGTGTGGCGCAGCCGGCCTCGCCGCGCGATCTGGAAATTGCCGCGGCACTCGGCCCGGTCTTGCATCAGCGTGGACTTTTGCTGGTAGGATTGGATGCGATTGGCGACTACCTGACCGAGATCAATGTGACCAGTCCGACCTGTTTTCAGGAAATTACGCAGCAGACTGGCTTCGATGTTGCCGCGATGTTTATCGATGCGCTGGAAAGCGCCGTCGGCAGCGCGCACTAA
- a CDS encoding YifB family Mg chelatase-like AAA ATPase → MSLAVLQSRALAGMEAPEVTVEVHLANGLPSFTIVGLPETEVKEAKDRVRAALQNGRFEFPAKRITVNLAPADLPKESGRFDLPIALGILAASGQMPSDQLSRYEFAGELSLSGELRPIRGALAMTYAMHRGAAGRTPRAFILPRQNADEAALVSHATIYPAQSLLQVCAHFSALAGGAAMENDRLVPHCATPLAVAPLCADFSEVKGQLQARRALEVAAAGGHSALLIGPPGTGKSMLAARLPGILPPLNDDDALQTAAVQSLNGSFNLSKWKLRPYRAPHHTASGVALVGGGGVPRPGEISLAHQGVLFLDELPEFDRKVLEVLREPLESGRITISRAARQADFPARFQLIAAMNPCPCGYYGHTEGRCRCTPDQVRRYQGKISGPLLDRIDLQISVGGLTPEELSSAAPGESSAVIAQRVAAAASRQHQRQQKLNHLLTPSEIALHCQPDDAGEQLLRAAMIRLQWSARAYHRVLKVARTIADLTLTENIAPAHIGEAIQYRRALRES, encoded by the coding sequence ATGAGTCTGGCCGTACTGCAAAGCCGCGCACTGGCCGGCATGGAAGCCCCGGAAGTGACGGTCGAAGTCCATCTGGCCAACGGGCTTCCCTCTTTTACTATCGTCGGATTGCCCGAAACCGAAGTCAAAGAAGCCAAGGACAGAGTCCGCGCCGCCCTGCAAAACGGCCGCTTCGAATTTCCCGCCAAACGCATCACCGTCAACCTGGCACCGGCCGATCTGCCAAAAGAATCCGGCAGGTTTGATCTCCCCATTGCCCTAGGCATTCTGGCGGCATCAGGCCAGATGCCGTCCGATCAGCTATCGCGCTACGAATTTGCCGGCGAATTGTCGCTCTCCGGCGAGCTGCGCCCGATCCGTGGCGCACTCGCCATGACCTATGCCATGCACCGCGGAGCGGCTGGACGCACTCCCCGCGCCTTCATCCTGCCCCGGCAAAATGCGGATGAAGCGGCCCTGGTCTCCCATGCCACGATCTATCCTGCACAATCCCTGCTGCAAGTCTGTGCGCATTTCTCGGCACTGGCCGGCGGTGCCGCAATGGAAAACGACCGGCTGGTTCCGCATTGCGCCACGCCGCTTGCCGTCGCCCCACTCTGCGCCGACTTCAGCGAAGTCAAAGGTCAACTGCAAGCACGACGGGCGCTGGAAGTCGCCGCGGCCGGCGGCCACAGCGCCCTGCTCATCGGCCCTCCCGGTACCGGAAAATCGATGCTGGCCGCCCGCTTGCCCGGCATCCTGCCACCACTGAACGATGACGACGCCCTGCAAACCGCGGCGGTGCAATCACTCAACGGCAGTTTTAATTTATCGAAATGGAAATTGCGGCCTTACCGCGCACCGCATCACACCGCCTCCGGCGTCGCGCTGGTCGGCGGTGGCGGCGTTCCACGGCCGGGGGAGATTTCACTTGCGCATCAGGGCGTACTATTTCTCGATGAGCTCCCGGAATTCGATCGAAAAGTACTCGAAGTCTTGCGAGAACCACTGGAATCAGGACGCATCACCATCTCCCGCGCCGCGAGGCAAGCCGACTTTCCCGCCCGCTTCCAACTGATTGCCGCCATGAACCCCTGTCCCTGCGGCTATTACGGCCACACGGAAGGCCGCTGCCGCTGCACGCCGGATCAGGTGCGTCGCTATCAAGGGAAAATTTCCGGCCCTTTGCTCGATCGCATCGACCTGCAAATCAGCGTCGGCGGGCTGACGCCGGAAGAGCTTTCCTCCGCCGCACCGGGCGAAAGCTCCGCCGTCATTGCACAACGCGTCGCGGCAGCGGCCAGCAGACAACATCAGCGCCAGCAAAAACTGAATCATTTGCTCACCCCCTCCGAGATCGCACTCCACTGCCAACCTGACGATGCCGGCGAACAACTGCTGCGCGCCGCCATGATCCGACTGCAATGGTCGGCACGCGCCTATCACCGCGTACTGAAAGTGGCGCGCACCATCGCTGATCTGACTTTGACAGAAAACATCGCCCCGGCGCACATTGGCGAAGCGATCCAATACCGGCGCGCCCTGCGCGAATCCTGA
- a CDS encoding PTS fructose transporter subunit IIA: MVGILLLTHAPLGQAFLAAAGHVFHSIPEQIEAIDVIADQNPDEVHALADAAVKRLDDGSGVLVITDVKGGTPSNCTGSLCSRERVAVIAGISLPMLLRALTYRNESLDVVVEMALAGGQSGAVRVDNRIRLTF, encoded by the coding sequence ATGGTTGGCATTCTCTTATTGACGCACGCTCCGCTAGGACAGGCATTCCTTGCCGCTGCCGGGCATGTATTTCACAGCATCCCCGAGCAGATCGAGGCGATCGATGTGATTGCCGATCAGAACCCGGACGAAGTGCATGCCCTGGCCGATGCCGCCGTCAAGCGGCTCGACGATGGCAGCGGCGTCCTGGTCATCACGGACGTCAAGGGCGGTACCCCGTCCAACTGCACCGGCTCCTTGTGTTCCCGCGAGCGGGTGGCGGTGATCGCCGGTATCAGCTTGCCGATGTTGTTGCGCGCATTGACTTACCGTAATGAGTCGCTGGACGTTGTGGTTGAAATGGCGCTGGCCGGCGGTCAGAGCGGCGCTGTGCGTGTCGATAACCGGATTCGACTTACTTTTTGA